Proteins encoded within one genomic window of Candidatus Saccharimonadia bacterium:
- the lexA gene encoding transcriptional repressor LexA, translating to MAEPLTKRQKEVLDFVTQFIELHGYAPSYREIAAYFKYASVATVAEHVESLVGKGMLQKSDNEARSIQLVRADNIDATPQFGLPILGLVAAGQPIETLGTHSETLEVPAFMIGRKNSYVLQVKGDSMIDEGIHTGDYVVVTEKPTPSNGEMVIALINGGEATLKRYYKEKNHIRLQPSNAAMEPIIIEPGTPIEIQGVVIGLIRKY from the coding sequence ATGGCCGAACCATTAACCAAACGCCAAAAAGAGGTCCTCGACTTCGTGACGCAGTTCATCGAGCTGCATGGGTACGCTCCTAGCTACCGCGAAATCGCCGCCTACTTCAAGTACGCGTCCGTTGCCACGGTCGCCGAGCATGTCGAATCGCTTGTGGGCAAAGGTATGCTCCAAAAAAGCGACAACGAAGCCCGCTCCATCCAGCTCGTTCGGGCCGACAACATCGACGCCACGCCTCAATTCGGCCTGCCCATCCTTGGTCTCGTAGCTGCTGGCCAGCCCATCGAGACCCTCGGCACCCATTCCGAAACCCTCGAGGTCCCCGCCTTCATGATCGGCCGCAAAAACTCCTACGTGCTGCAGGTCAAAGGCGACTCCATGATCGACGAAGGCATCCACACCGGTGATTATGTTGTGGTCACCGAAAAACCCACCCCTTCGAACGGCGAAATGGTTATCGCCCTCATCAACGGCGGCGAAGCCACGCTCAAGCGGTACTACAAAGAGAAAAACCATATCCGCCTTCAGCCTTCCAATGCCGCCATGGAGCCGATCATTATCGAGCCGGGCACCCCCATCGAAATCCAGGGTGTCGTCATCGGCCTCATTCGGAAATACTAG
- a CDS encoding VanW family protein, whose amino-acid sequence MAKRKPDPEPEVDPPLPVESWDATSSASTWRRSPLWLRAVGSAAVLAVLLVGSFELVYAGKVYPGVTADGAALAGLGRATAARHITDRTTEFAGHVVTIADGDTNLRIPVAGLGVTYNTQQAADLAYNYGRQGNWTRRLHEQLRALLGRTTNFSSYRFDDSRLVPYVVDLGDDVLTPAADASLSFDASRPQVTPAQSGTRLDYGRLAQLVADRLSQASSDTIAAPVYQLAPQLSTSALQAVTDQLGSYLSGPITLNYSGTTVTINQKTIISWVEVGSKTPKSFFNTYNLADIYPAPATASLGLSRATVEKYVATLAADIDQTPQNAGLAMQNGQLAVVQPSRTGIKLNQADATTAIVGALKKSADDRQISLKLETTQADVNESNLDTLGIKEQISEGETYFPGSPSTRLTNVRAGAKRFNGVLLKPGETFSFGKLLGNVGPETGYVPELVILGDHEEKQYGGGLCQVSSTAFRAALAAGLPITERVNHAFAISYYTWPYSAPGVDATIYYPDVDFKFVNDTGHYILMQTIMNGTDLKFDFFGTKTKSGVIRGPNFVTGSPDATQPSRTVFYRDVLDLAGNVTKTDAFYTNYKSSKDFPITKQFN is encoded by the coding sequence ATGGCCAAGCGCAAACCCGACCCCGAACCAGAAGTCGACCCGCCGCTCCCCGTCGAGTCGTGGGACGCCACCTCGAGCGCCAGCACCTGGCGGCGCTCGCCGTTGTGGCTGCGCGCGGTGGGTTCGGCTGCCGTGCTCGCCGTGCTCCTGGTGGGCAGCTTCGAGCTCGTGTACGCCGGCAAGGTCTACCCCGGCGTCACGGCCGACGGCGCCGCTCTGGCCGGGCTGGGCCGCGCCACGGCCGCGCGACACATCACCGACCGCACCACCGAATTTGCCGGCCACGTGGTCACCATCGCCGACGGTGACACCAATCTGCGCATCCCGGTGGCGGGCCTCGGCGTCACCTACAACACGCAGCAAGCCGCCGACCTGGCCTACAATTACGGCCGGCAGGGCAACTGGACCCGCCGTCTCCACGAACAACTCCGCGCTCTGCTCGGCCGCACCACGAATTTTTCGTCGTACCGCTTCGACGACAGCCGCCTCGTGCCCTACGTGGTTGATCTCGGCGACGACGTGCTGACGCCGGCCGCCGACGCCAGCCTCAGCTTCGATGCCTCCCGGCCCCAGGTCACCCCGGCTCAATCTGGCACCCGCCTCGATTACGGCCGCCTGGCCCAGCTGGTGGCCGACCGCCTCTCGCAGGCCTCATCCGACACCATCGCCGCGCCGGTTTACCAACTCGCCCCCCAATTGTCCACCTCGGCGCTTCAGGCCGTCACCGATCAGCTCGGCAGCTACCTCTCGGGGCCCATCACGCTCAATTATTCCGGCACCACTGTCACCATCAATCAAAAAACCATCATTTCATGGGTTGAAGTGGGCTCCAAGACGCCCAAATCCTTCTTCAATACCTACAACCTAGCCGATATCTATCCCGCGCCGGCCACCGCCAGCCTCGGTCTCAGCCGCGCCACGGTCGAAAAATACGTGGCCACGTTGGCCGCCGACATCGACCAAACCCCGCAAAACGCCGGCCTGGCGATGCAAAACGGCCAGCTCGCCGTCGTGCAACCGAGCCGCACCGGCATCAAGCTCAATCAGGCCGACGCCACCACCGCCATCGTCGGTGCGCTCAAAAAATCCGCCGACGACCGCCAAATCAGCCTCAAGCTCGAAACCACCCAGGCCGATGTCAACGAGTCCAATCTCGACACGCTCGGCATCAAGGAGCAAATCTCCGAGGGCGAAACCTACTTCCCCGGCTCACCTAGCACCCGCCTCACCAACGTCCGCGCCGGCGCCAAGCGCTTCAACGGCGTGCTCCTCAAGCCCGGCGAGACGTTTAGCTTCGGCAAACTCCTCGGCAACGTCGGCCCCGAAACCGGCTACGTGCCCGAGCTCGTCATTCTGGGCGACCACGAAGAGAAGCAATACGGCGGGGGACTGTGCCAGGTGAGCTCCACCGCCTTCCGCGCCGCCCTGGCCGCCGGCCTGCCCATCACCGAGCGCGTCAACCACGCCTTCGCCATTAGCTACTACACCTGGCCCTACTCCGCGCCCGGCGTCGACGCCACCATTTACTACCCCGACGTCGACTTCAAATTCGTCAACGACACCGGCCACTACATCCTCATGCAGACCATCATGAACGGCACCGACCTCAAATTCGACTTCTTCGGCACCAAAACCAAGAGCGGCGTCATCCGCGGTCCCAACTTCGTCACCGGCAGCCCAGACGCCACCCAGCCCTCGCGCACCGTCTTCTACCGCGATGTACTCGACCTCGCCGGCAACGTCACCAAAACCGACGCGTTCTACACCAACTACAAATCCAGCAAAGATTTCCCCATCACCAAGCAATTTAACTAG
- a CDS encoding serine hydrolase domain-containing protein: protein MAGGGTPDLDERLTRLCREAIGAEVFPGCAVGYVRGGTTKVMGFGRQTYHNAAPLVTADTVYDVASVTKSIPTAMAALKLVEEGRLSLDDRVGQYLPQMAHPDRRGVLVRHLLTYTVVLDLAEGLSAVAKRDPERLLDVILNAPLKAPPGELYRYTNSPAVLLGLVVERVAGGPLDELARSWFFEPLGMTSTTFRPKPAALGRTAPTELSEYGEVRGVPHDETAAVLLTQDMIAGCAGLFSTAGDLLRLAEMMLAGGALAGHRYFNPQTIELMATNQLTDIGQAAGLGWEIDRPDVMGGAQRPGRLMKSGFTGCWIAIDPGASSALVLLSNRTYPQRPERGPFQAFLRGLNEAFFLA, encoded by the coding sequence ATGGCGGGTGGGGGCACGCCTGATCTCGACGAGCGTTTGACGCGGCTGTGCCGGGAGGCGATTGGGGCAGAGGTGTTTCCGGGCTGTGCCGTGGGATATGTGCGGGGTGGGACGACGAAGGTGATGGGGTTCGGCCGGCAGACGTACCATAACGCGGCTCCGCTCGTGACGGCCGACACCGTGTATGATGTGGCATCGGTGACAAAATCGATTCCGACGGCGATGGCAGCGTTGAAGCTCGTGGAAGAGGGGCGGCTGTCGCTGGACGACCGGGTGGGACAGTATCTGCCCCAAATGGCGCACCCGGATCGCCGTGGAGTGCTGGTGCGGCATTTGTTGACCTATACCGTGGTGCTCGATCTGGCGGAGGGGCTGTCGGCGGTGGCCAAGCGCGATCCAGAGCGGCTGCTTGATGTGATACTCAACGCTCCCTTGAAGGCGCCCCCGGGTGAGCTCTACCGCTACACCAACTCCCCCGCCGTATTGCTGGGGCTGGTGGTGGAGCGGGTGGCCGGCGGGCCGCTTGATGAGCTAGCGCGTAGCTGGTTTTTTGAGCCGCTGGGTATGACGAGTACAACATTTCGGCCGAAGCCGGCGGCACTGGGCCGCACTGCGCCAACGGAGCTTAGCGAGTACGGCGAGGTGCGGGGCGTGCCGCACGACGAGACGGCGGCGGTGCTGCTAACGCAGGATATGATAGCCGGCTGCGCGGGGCTTTTTAGTACGGCGGGAGATTTGCTGCGCCTTGCCGAGATGATGCTGGCCGGCGGGGCTTTGGCTGGCCATAGGTACTTTAACCCTCAGACGATCGAGCTGATGGCTACAAACCAGCTGACGGATATTGGCCAGGCGGCGGGATTGGGCTGGGAGATTGATCGGCCGGATGTGATGGGCGGGGCGCAGCGGCCGGGCAGGCTGATGAAGTCGGGCTTTACGGGCTGCTGGATCGCGATAGACCCGGGCGCCTCGTCGGCGCTCGTGCTTTTGTCGAACCGAACCTACCCGCAGCGGCCGGAGCGGGGGCCGTTTCAGGCCTTTTTACGGGGGTTGAACGAGGCGTTCTTTTTGGCCTAG